A window of Apium graveolens cultivar Ventura chromosome 8, ASM990537v1, whole genome shotgun sequence contains these coding sequences:
- the LOC141680633 gene encoding uncharacterized protein LOC141680633 — translation MDPIGYNVVKAHMIHGPCGKDFSNSPCMVKGKCGRHFPKKYNANTFFDDCGFPVYRRRRTEASVLKKGFLLDNQYVVPYNRDLLLRFHCHINLEVCNSSRSLKYLFKYCLKGHDTATILLRKKNKKDTPDEMTTKAKSMDEIKNFLDGRYICASEAAWRLLGFDIHHRFPSVERLPVHMEDEKCVSFKPHDDLGDVAERAKIRFTKLEGWFETNKSFPEARQYTYEEFPTYFTWKADLCKWKARECGQVFGRLSDVRSHSGETFF, via the exons ATGGATCCTATCGGCTATAACGTAGTTAAAGCGCATATGATACATGGACCATGTGGTAAAGATTTTTCTAATTCTCCGTGTATGGTGAAAGGAAAGTGTGGACGTCATTTTCCTAAAAA GTATAACGCAAACACTTTCTTCGATGATTGTGGATTTCCTGTGTATCGTAGAAGGCGGACTGAAGCAAGTGTTTTAAAGAAAGGATTTCTTCTTGACAACCAGTATGTTGTACCATACAATAGAGATTTATTGTTGCGCTTTCATTGTCATATAAATCTCGAGGTCTGTAACTCCTCGCGATCTTTGAAATATCTTTTTAAATACTGCTTGAAAGGTCATGATACTGCCACAATACTTCttagaaagaaaaataaaaaagataCACCAGATGAAATGACTACCAAAGCAAAGTCAATGGATGAGATCAAAAATTTCCTTGATGGTCGTTATATATGTGCGTCGGAAGCAGCTTGGAGATTGCTAGGTTTTGACATACACCATCGTTTCCCTTCTGTTGAGCGCCTACCTGTACACATGGAAGATGAGAAATGTGTTTCGTTTAAGCCACACGATGATCTTGGAGATGTTGCTGAAAGAGCCAAAATTCGGTTTACCAAACTTGAAGGCTGGTTTGAAACAAATAAAAGTTTCCCAGAGGCAAGACAATACACTTATGAAGAATTTCCAACATATTTTACTTGGAAGGCAGACTTATGTAAATGGAAGGCACGGGAATGTGGTCAGGTATTTGGTCGATTATCAGACGTTCGCTCGCATTCCGGTGAAACATTTTTTTAA
- the LOC141680634 gene encoding uncharacterized protein LOC141680634: protein MNVNGFVHNSFQEACDALGLLKDDRQWDVAISENAVHAMPRQLRRRITNNNEMHLNQSDIQNFCLAEIEKLFNDVGKSLKDYNSMPFPNDSFMHGLDKRLLSDELCYNKEHEHDEHDKLYKSLNKEKLHVYASIIDSVENGKGVLPVASSGIAATLLPGGRTAHSRFHIPLKFDEYSVAGIKHAPIQHRHVAESVDRSLRDIMTSVDPERASLPFGGITIVFGGDFRQILPVIPKASRAQVVSASLNSSKIWDHCRVFLLEKNMRLSYGKTEQEKYEIAEFSRWVLYVGNGTLPNVHPDDIISDPEVVIPDKFLIRARENPLKVVVDVVYPDLAKNIKNADYLRERSILTPTNSIVGDINSYILDQVPGKEHSYFSQDSLVDSEGDNNDFGFAFPIKYLNSINMPCLPKHHLKIKEGCVIMLMRNLNQIMGLCNGTRMIVKRCLPNSIVCDILIGSQVGTTHIIPRIEMEPSDTQWLFEFKRVQFPVQLCYAMTINKSHGQSLH, encoded by the exons ATGAATGTTAATGGATTTGTTCATAATTCGTTTCAAGAAGCGTGTGACGCACTTGGACTTCTAAAGGACGATAGACAGTGGGATGTTGCTATATCAGAAAATGCAGTTCATGCAATGCCACGTCAACTCAG AAGACGGATAACCAATAACAATGAAATGCATCTTAATCAATCAGACATTCAGAATTTTTGTTTGGCAG AAATTGAAAAACTCTTTAATGATGTTGGCAAAAGTCTTAAAGATTACAACTCGATGCCTTTTCCTAATGACAGCTTTATGCATGGACTCGATAAAAGATTACTGTCTGATGAACTTTGTTACAACAAGGAACACGAGCATGATGAACATGACAAACTTTATAAATCACTTAATAAAGAGAAGCTCCATGTCTACGCTTCTATTATTGACAGCGTTGAAAATGGCAAAGGAG TTCTTCCTGTTGCCTCTTCCGGCATCGCAGCTACGCTGCTTCCCGGGGGAAGAACAGCTCATTCAAGATTTCACATTCCGTTGAAATTTGATGAGTACTCGGTTGCCGGAATCAAGCATG CTCCCATACAGCACCGACATGTTGCCGAAAGTGTTGATCGCAGTTTACGAGATATTATGACATCAGTGGATCCTGAAAGAGCCAGCCTACCATTTGGCGGTATAACTATTGTTTTTGGAGGAGACTTTCGACAAATCCTCCCTGTGATACCAAAAGCTTCAAGAGCACAAGTTGTGAGTGCTTCTTTAAATAGTTCAAAGATATGGGATCATTGTCGGGTATTCTTACTAGAAAAAAATATGCGCCTTTCCTATGGGAAAACAGAACAAGAAAAATATGAAATCGCAGAATTTAGCAGGTGGGTACTTTATGTTGGTAATGGTACTCTTCCCAATGTTCATCCAGATGATATAATCAGTGATCCGGAAGTAGTGATTCCGGATAAATTTCTGATTAGAGCAAGAGAGAACCCACTAAAGGTTGTTGTTGACGTAGTTTATCCCGATCTTGCAAAGAACATAAAGAATGCTGACTATTTGAGGGAAAGATCAATTCTTACTCCAACGAATTCCATTGTGGGTGATATAAATTCATACATTCTTGATCAGGTTCCAGGAAAGGAGCACTCTTATTTTAGTCAAGATTCTTTGGTAGACAGTGAAGGTGATAACAATGATTTTGGTTTTGCTTTTCCAATTAAATACTTGAATTCCATTAATATGCCTTGCCTTCCAAAACATCATTTGAAAATTAAAGAAGGATGCGTGATTATGCTCATGAGAAACCTCAATCAGATCATGGGACTTTGTAATGGGACAAGAATGATTGTCAAAAGGTGTTTGCCCAATAGTATAGTATGTGATATACTTATTGGTTCTCAAGTTGGAACAACTCACATTATTCCACGGATAGAAATGGAACCTTCAGATACTCAATGGCTATTTGAGT
- the LOC141680632 gene encoding uncharacterized protein LOC141680632, translating to MWNEERNNKSNKNSPPTFSICYKNGQVELTKERPPPPFLYYLLSGSEKTTHFLKNIRTYNSLFQFTSLGGKIDRKINNGGGLYCFKLKGQNYHLIGSLRPKEGQSPKFAQLYVYDIDNEIHNRMDAVPGSDYLDPEIVEGQLKMLDENNKLSEGFHYAHDRLNIPDTGDFSLILVSSKSASGRKNQVGPSNEVAALIVGDSDDTCPFRDIVVETKQKFLKRVFETCKHFMSLQYPLLFPYGDDGFHLNIPLKNKKQNMPAESVNDQHPDETRHRTTVTMREYYSYKLMIRPNEVEQYRLDWIRNHQSTIRSDLYRSIRDSLTKGDTNPRNIGKNVILPATHTGSQRYMNQYFKDSLAICRTIGHPSLFLTMTCNTQWPEIKQMMEYLPGVDVANKPGVIARVFKLKLDQLLDLIKKKNYFGKCIGGLA from the exons ATGTGGAATGAAGAGAGGAACAACAAATCAAATAAAAACAGTCCACCTACATTCTCAATTTGCTATAAAAATGGTCAGGTTGAACTTACTAAAGAACGTCCTCCTCCTCCTTTCCTCTACTATTTGCTTTCTGGATCTGAAAAGACTACTCATTTCTTGAAAAATATAAGGACATACAACTCCTTATTTCAATTTACCTCACTTGGAGGTAAAATAGATCGTAAAATCAACAATGGAGGAGGTCTGTATTGTTTTAAGCTGAAAGGTCAAAATTATCATCTTATTGGAAGTCTTAGACCGAAGGAAGGACAATCACCAAAGTTTGCTCAGCTCTATGTGTATGATATTGACAATGAAATACATAATCGAATGGACGCGGTCCCTGGATCTGATTATCTTGATCCAGAGATCGTCGAAGGACAATTAAAGATGTTGGATGAGAATAATAAGCTCTCTGAAGGATTCCATTATGCACATGATCGCCTTAATATTCCGGATACAGGTGATTTTAGTTTGATTCTGGTATCTTCAAAATCTGCATCCGGCAGAAAAAATCAGGTTGGACCATCCAATGAAGTAGCTGCGTTAATTGTTGGTGACAGTGATGATACATGTCCATTCAGAGACATTGTAGTTGAGACAAAGCAAAAATTTCTTAAGAGAGTTTTTGAAACATGCAAGCACTTCATGTCTCTGCAGTATCCGTTACTTTTTCCGTATGGTGATGATGGATTCCATCTCAATATACCGTTGAAGAACAAGAAGCAGAACATGCCTGCTGAATCGGTTAATGATCAACATCCTGACGAAACCAGACACCGAACTACTGTCACAATGAGGGAATACTATTCCTATAAGCTTATGATACGTCCTAATGAAG TAGAACAATACAGATTGGACTGGATTAGAAACCACCAAAGCACCATTCGTTCAGATTTGTACAGGTCTATTCGTGATTCTCTTACTAAAGGTGATACAAATCCTAGAAACATTGGTAAGAATGTCATATTACCAGCAACCCATACAGGTTCTCAACGGTACATGAACCAGTATTTCAAAGATTCTTTGGCTATTTGTCGTACGATTGGACATCCATCATTATTCTTGACAATGACATGTAACACTCAATGGCCGGAAATTAAACAAATGATGGAATATCTTCCCGGAGTGGATGTAGCTAACAAACCCGGTGTGATAGCTAGAGTGTTTAAGCTGAAACTTGATCAACTCCTAGACCTTATAAAGAAAAAGAACTACTTCGGGAAATGCATTGGAGGTTTGGCATGA